From the genome of Melitaea cinxia chromosome 12, ilMelCinx1.1, whole genome shotgun sequence, one region includes:
- the LOC123658216 gene encoding CAAX prenyl protease 1 homolog produces MILDEGLLLLLILIFSWVEYTWELYLSLRQLKIYKTNNTIPEDLKEMLNEESFKKARLYGIDKSQYKIVKEFYSISLTSIILYNRWISAAWKKSESIAEVFNINPNQEIVISCIFMTFVTLFNFVVNMPFAIYEIFVLEEKHGFNKQTIGFFIKDQLKSLMLSLVITLPIVSIAIYIIMLGGNMFVVWLWLFTTVATLLLLTIYPSVIAPLFDKFVPLPDGTLRKGIENLASKLNFPLSQVYIVEGSKRSAHSNAYFSGLFGAKRIVLFDTLLEKHDDVKKVTTGCSENEILGVLAHELGHWKCSHIYKSIVLTEVNLLLLFTAFGLLFKYSLLYTSLGFPPGQEPVIIGLIVVLQLILAPYNSLLSFFATALSRKYEFEADNFAVSLNYPTELRSALIKLGKDNLDYPIYDKLYSAWYHSHPTLLHRIENIKTQLSKNKTD; encoded by the coding sequence ttgaaAATATATAAGACCAACAACACAATTCCAGAAGATTTAAAAGAGATGCTCAATGAAGAATCCTTCAAAAAGGCTCGACTTTATGGAATTGATAAGTCACAATACAAAATAGTCAAAGAATTTTATAGTATATCCTTAACATCTATTATTCTGTATAATAGATGGATATCTGCAGCATGGAAAAAATCTGAAAGTATTGCAgaggtttttaatataaatcctaACCAAGAAATTGTTATAAGTTGTATCTTTATGACATTTGTAACTCTGTTCAATTTTGTTGTGAATATGCCTTTTGCAATTTACGAGATATTTGTACTGGAAGAAAAACATGGATTCAATAAGCAAACTATTGGATTTTTTATAAAGGATCAGTTAAAATCACTCATGCTAAGTCTTGTTATCACATTACCTATTGTTTCTAttgcaatatatattattatgcttGGTGGGAATATGTTTGTAGTTTGGTTATGGCTATTTACAACTGTAGCCACTTTGCTATTACTTACAATTTATCCATCAGTTATAGCACCATTGTTTGATAAATTTGTTCCTTTACCAGATGGTACACTAAGGAAAGGTATTGAGAATTTAGCATCAAAACTTAATTTTCCACTATCTCAAGTTTATATTGTGGAAGGATCAAAGCGATCTGCTCACAGTAATGCATATTTCAGTGGATTATTTGGTGCTAAGAGgattgttttatttgatacatTGCTTGAAAAACATGATGATGTCAAGAAAGTCACTACTGGTTGCTCAGAAAATGAAATTCTTGGTGTTTTGGCTCACGAATTAGGACATTGGAAATGTAGTCACATTTATAAATCCATTGTTCTCACAGAAGTAAatcttttactattatttacagCATTTGGTTTGCTttttaaatactctttattatacACATCCTTAGGGTTTCCACCAGGGCAAGAACCAGTGATAATAGGACTTATTGTAGTTTTACAACTAATTCTTGCACCATACAACTCTCTTTTGTCATTCTTTGCAACAGCCTTATCTAGAAAATATGAGTTCGAAGCAGATAATTTTGCTGTTTCATTAAACTATCCAACAGAATTAAGGTCAGCTCTCATAAAATTAGGAAAGGATAATTTAGACTACCCCATTTATGATAAATTGTATTCGGCATGGTACCACTCACACCCAACATTGTTGCAtagaattgaaaatattaaaactcaactgtctaaaaataaaactgattgA
- the LOC123658696 gene encoding organic cation transporter protein-like, producing MQSKAEDCNADNLTFKVLGEFGKWQFWISIYMALLKLPLAWYQLNIIFMAPPQNFWCAKPAIFTICSEEQWRQICSPKNQEHPCLIFDPEILLIELNIDRPFIPLVPCQKFIYDKSVFNRTITSDWNLVCSRHWLIHFTQCIMMWGVLLGGIVFGVIADKYGRKYPLMIGITIQCLLSFICSVTTSYWCFLIIWCGLAIASGGIGIISFVISMEVVGGKWRTIMPIVYQLPFGFGNTIMAGLAFWLRDWRKLEFALATLSSIYLLYWHLVPESPRWLLATGQNKKALNVLEKAAIQNNREEYYEAGLKSLTRCKTRIRNDPGFIEFFKSRNMRLKTLLLSLNWFFTGLAFYTFSQYLGLIGENIFLTVALSGIIFVAGGITCIFIITKVGRKITIWIYQIITAFCFIFILIIPKNRFKNDWPRLLSAGSGFAGLAGTVPALYLYTGELFPTVGRNAGVAGVTTFARIASMVAPAVVSLDDIRPDLPLYLLAIVSFAQLILIIPLPETKDRPLPDTLEQAEQFNKS from the exons atgcA GTCTAAAGCAGAAGATTGTAATGCTGATAATCTTACGTTTAAAGTTCTCGGAGAATTTGGAAAATGGCAATTTTGGATAAGTATTTATATGGCTTTGTTAAAACTGCCACTCGCATGgtatcaattaaatattatatttatggctCCACCTCAAAATTTCTGGTGTGCAAAGCCAGCCATATTTACAATTTGTTCAGAAGAACAATGGCGACAAATATGTTCCCCA AAAAATCAGGAGCATCCTTGTTTAATTTTCGATCCAGAAATTCTTCTAATCGAACTAAATATAGATAGACCTTTTATACCTTTGGTCCCgtgtcaaaaatttatttatgataaaagtgTCTTTAACCGAACTATTACATCAGATTGGAATTTAGTATGTTCAAGGCATTGGCTGATACac tttaCTCAATGTATTATGATGTGGGGCGTTTTACTGGGTGGTATTGTGTTTGGCGTAATAGCTGATAAATATGGTCGAAAATATCCCCTCATGATTGGAATTACAATTCAGTGCCTCTTGAGTTTTATCTGTAGTGTAACAACATCCTATTGGTGCTTCTTGATTATTTGGTGTGGGTTAGCCATCGCTTCTGGCGGTATAGGAATTATATCATTTGTGATAAGTATGGAG GTAGTTGGTGGCAAGTGGAGAACGATAATGCCTATCGTGTACCAGTTACCATTTGGTTTCGGAAATACAATAATGGCTGGCTTAGCTTTTTGGCTCCGAGACTGGAGAAAGCTGGAGTTTGCGTTAGCAACCCTTTCGTCAATTTATTTGCTCTATTGGCATTTAGTACCCGAATCACCAAGATGGCTTTTAGCTACTGGACAGAATAAAAAAGCCttaa ATGTGTTAGAAAAGGCAGCTATACAAAACAACAGAGAAGAGTACTATGAAGCTGGTTTAAAATCATTGACGAGATGTAAAACGCGTATCCGAAACGACCCTGGgtttatagaattttttaaatcaagaaaTATGAGATTAAAAACTTTACTTCTATCACTAAATTG GTTCTTTACCGGATTAGCATTTTATACATTCTCCCAATATCTTGGTCTAATTGGTGAGAATATTTTCTTAACAGTCGCATTGAGCGGAATCATTTTTGTTGCTGGTGGAATAACatgcatatttataattaccaAAGTTGGACGAAAAATAACAATATGGATATATCAAATAATTACAGcattttgctttatttttatattgataattccgaaaaatcgttttaaaaaCGATTGGCCAAGATTGCTATCTGCTGGATCAGGCTTTGCAGGTTTAGCA GGGACTGTACCAGCTTTATACTTATACACAGGAGAATTATTTCCAACAGTAGGTCGCAACGCTGGTGTTGCGGGAGTCACTACTTTTGCTCGCATTGCATCTATGGTAGCTCCAGCTGTTGTTAGCTTAGATGACATAAGACCCGATCTTCCACTGTATCTACTAGCAATAGTATCATTTGcccaattaattttaattattccacTGCCGGAAACAAAAGATAGACCTCTTCCAGATACTTTAGAGCAAGCGGAGCAAttcaataaaagttaa
- the LOC123658193 gene encoding ribosomal protein S6 kinase 2 beta, which yields MPLANATDPWRMQSVGDVTRGITAQSTNSLPMVVETIAESRQTSTTESLESSVSNVDQNYEREVELQDVVKEGHEKADPSQFELLKVLGEGSFGKVFLARKITGPDTGTLYAMKVLKKATLKVRDRERTKMERNILVEMGHPFIVKLHYAFQTAGKLYLILDFLRGGDLFSRLSKEVMFTEEDVKFYLAELALALEHVHKLGIIYRDLKPENILLDADGHIALTDFGLSKLPPSDKAYSFCGTVEYMAPEVVNRKGHTMAADWWSFGVLMFEMLTGNLPFHGSTRHETMTQILKAKLGMPSNLSEEAQSLLRALFKRNPQNRLGAGPNGIEDIKNHEFFASIDWDALLRKEVIPPFRPAVSRADDAFYFDSEFTCRTPKDSPGVPASANAHELFRGFSFVAPCLLNDDDNKTITNQNQNHIAQTKTSTEEFWAGFVNKNKFFDEYRLMGELGTGSFSVVRLCEHKASQTQYAVKIMDKLQYDPREEIEILLRYSQHPHIITLRGVYSEGGRILCVTELCRGGELLEHITRRGCLPEREAAPVLRNVLHAVHYLHRHTVVHRDIKPSNILFATAERRAADVRLVDFGLAKQLRAENGLLMTPCYTANFVAPEVLKRAGYDAACDIWSLGVLAYIMLSGRTPFASTGDDTPEAILARIESGKVETSGGAWRHVSAEARASVRRMLQLEPAARPRAHELLREPWLARAEPEPSAPDAHQPPAAPDVPPPQDLRRAVDLTYQAMTSAPLTPHILGPVTQSTLAQRRIKPQRRFPPTQV from the exons ATGCCTTTGGCCAATGCCACCGATCCATGGCGAATGCAAAGTGTTGGAGATGTCACG CGTGGCATTACAGCACAGTCCACAAACAGTCTTCCAATGGTTGTTGAAACTATAGCAGAGTCTCGACAGACTTCAACAACTGAAAGTCTAGAGTCCAGTGTATCAAATGTTGATCAAAACTATGAAAGAGAAGTAGAGCTTCAAGATGTAGTCAAAGAAGGCCATGAGAAGGCAGACCCCTCTCAATTTGAACTGTTAAAAGTTCTCGGAGAAGGTTCCTTTGGCAAAGTATTTTTAGCACGTAAAATAACAGGCCCCGATACTGGTACTCTTTATGCAATGAAG GTGCTTAAAAAGGCAACATTGAAAGTCAGAGATAGGGAGCGCACAAAGATGGAAAGGAATATTTTAGTTGAAATGGGTCATCcgtttattgtaaaattacattatGCTTTTCAAACAGcaggaaaattatatttaatattagatttCTTACGTGGTGGTGATCTTTTTTCACGTCTGAGCAAAGAG GTAATGTTTACAGAGGAGgatgtaaagttttatttagctgAGTTAGCTTTAGCATTAGAACATGTGCATAAATTGGGAATTATATACAGGGACTTAAAACCAGAGAATATTTTACTAGATGCAGATGGGCATATAGCCCTTACAGACTTTGGTCTATCAAAGCTGCCTCCTAGTGATAAAGCATACAGTTTTTGTGGTACAGTCGAGTATATGGCACCAGAAGTTGTTAATAGAAAAGGCCATACAATGGCCGCTGACTGGTGGTCGTTTGGTGTTCTCatg TTTGAAATGTTGACGGGTAACCTTCCATTTCATGGTTCAACTAGACATGAAACAATGACACAAATTCTTAAAGCAAAATTGGGAATGCCTTCGAATTTGAGTGAAGAAGCGCAATCGCTTTTACGTGCATTATTTAAGAGAAACCCACAGAATAG ATTAGGAGCAGGTCCTAACGGTATTgaagatataaaaaatcatgagtttTTTGCAAGTATAGATTGGGATGCATTATTAAGAAAAGAG GTGATACCGCCATTCAGACCAGCCGTATCTCGAGCTGACGACGCGTTTTACTTCGACTCTGAGTTCACTTGCCGCACGCCTAAAGACTCACCGGGTGTACCGGCATCGGCTAATGCTCATGAACTTTTTAG ggGATTTAGTTTCGTGGCCCCATGTTTactgaatgatgatgataataagaCCATCACAAATCAAAACCAGAACCACATAGCACAAACTAAGACATCTACAGAAGAGTTCTGGGCTGgttttgtgaataaaaataaattctttgatgaatatag ATTAATGGGTGAATTAGGTACAGGATCTTTTTCAGTTGTGCGTCTTTGCGAGCACAAAGCGTCTCAAACGCAATATGCTGTCAAAATCATGGATAAATTACAATATGATCCTAGAGAAGAGATTGAAATTTTGTTGAG GTACAGCCAGCACCCGCACATCATCACGCTGCGCGGCGTGTACTCGGAGGGCGGGCGCATCCTGTGCGTGACGGAGCTGTGCCGCGGCGGCGAGCTGTTGGAGCACATCACGCGCCGCGGCTGTCTACCCGAGCGTGAGGCGGCGCCCGTGCTGCGCAACGTGCTGCACGCCGTGCACTACCTGCACCGCCACACCGTCGTGCACAG AGATATAAAGCCATCAAACATCTTATTTGCGACGGCTGAGAGGAGAGCAGCGGATGTACGGTTAGTCGATTTCGGGCTGGCGAAGCAGTTACGTGCGGAAAACGGTCTGCTTATGACGCCTTGCTACACCGCCAACTTTGTCGCGCCCGAAGTACTCAAGCGAGCGGGCTATGATGCCGCTTGCGACATATGGAGCTTAG gTGTGCTTGCATACATTATGCTTTCCGGAAGGACTCCTTTTGCGTCAACGGGCGACGACACGCCTGAGGCAATTTTGGCTAGAATCGAATCTggaaag GTGGAGACGTCGGGCGGCGCGTGGCGGCACGTGTCGGCGGAGGCGCGCGCGAGCGTGCGGCGCATGCTGCAGCTGGAGCCGGCGGCGCGGCCGCGCGCGCACGAGCTGCTGCGCGAGCCGTGGCTGGCGCGCGCCGAGCCCGAGCCGAGCGCGCCCGACGCGCACcagccgcccgccgcgcccgacGTGCCGCCGCCGCAGGACCTGCGCCGCGCCGTCGACCTCACCTACCAG GCAATGACATCAGCGCCACTGACGCCTCATATATTGGGTCCAGTGACTCAATCGACTCTCGCGCAACGTCGGATAAAACCACAACGTCGATTTCCGCCCACACAAGTGTAA
- the LOC123658195 gene encoding uncharacterized protein LOC123658195, with protein sequence MTESYFCENGVKTSAQVYQETILEKQDLAPGHKARSTQSWLETNVLDFRAEDWSSSSSDLNLLDYDLWSVLENMACSKCHYNLGFLKQSIQLAVKNFPMESVCFY encoded by the exons ATGACTGAatcatatttttgtgaaaacgGTGTCAAAACATCGGCACAAGTGTATCAAGAGACCATTCTTGAGAAG CAAGACTTGGCTCCAGGTCATAAAGCTCGGTCCACCCAATCTTGGTTGGAAACCAACGTTTTGGACTTCAGAGCTGAAGACTGGTCGTCATCTAGTTCCGATCTTAATCTTCTGGACTATgatttatggtcagttttagagaaTATGGCTTGCTCTAAATGCCATTATAATTTGGGGTTCCTAAAACAATCCATACAATTGGCAGTGAAGAATTTTCCCATGGAGAGTGTGTGCTTCTATTGA
- the LOC123658194 gene encoding aminoacyl tRNA synthase complex-interacting multifunctional protein 1 isoform X2 has product MRLEEVKKFKVEEKIKQLTQENLSLLSQVEDAKAELIRFETLNGKKQYPLLHKHIALSEQQSIKDDSKESAPKKEKKEKEAKKNKEKPAQAVASNEVTIDVRKLDFRIGKILEINKHPDADSLYVEKIDCGEANPRTVVSGLVNHVPIDEMRERLVMVLCNLKPVKMRGVTSEAMVMCASCPEKVEVLIPPNGATPGDLVSCEGYPREPEAQLNPKKKIFETCAPDLKTDDQGVACYNGSPLIIPGKGPVTAPTLKGVHVK; this is encoded by the exons ATGAGG CTAGAAGAAGTTAAGAAATTTAAAGTTGaggaaaaaattaaacaattgacACAAGAGAATTTATCTCTATTGAGCCAAGTAGAAGACGCAAAGGCAGAGTTAATACGATTTGAAACATTAAATGGTAAAAAACAATACCCATTGCTTCACAAACATATTGCATTATCAGAGCAGCAAAGTATTAAGGATGATAGCAAAGAATCTGCTcctaaaaaagagaaaaaagaaaaagaagctAAAAAGAACAAAGAAAAACCAGCACAAGCAGTTGCAAGCAATGAAGTAACTATTGATGTTAGGAAATTGGACTTTAGAATTGgcaaaattttagaaataaacaaacatCCAGATGCAGATTCACTTTATGTAGAAAAGATTGATTGCGGTGAAGCAAACCCACGGACAGTAGTATCTGGTCTTGTGAACCATGTTCCAATTGATGAAATGAGAGAAAGACTTGTAATGGTACTGTGTAATTTAAAACCAGTCAAG atGCGTGGAGTTACCTCTGAAGCAATGGTTATGTGTGCTTCCTGTCCTGAAAAAGTTGAAGTTCTTATACCACCTAATGGAGCTACACCTGGTGATCTAGTATCATGTGAAGGCTATCCTCGAGAGCCAGAAGCGCAATTGAACcctaaaaaaaagatttttgaaaCTTGTGCCCCTGATCTCAAAACAGATGATCAAGGTGTTGCTTGTTATAATGGAAGTCCTCTAATTATACCTGGAAAAGGACCTGTAACAGCACCCACCCTAAAAGGTGTACATGTTAAGTAA
- the LOC123658194 gene encoding aminoacyl tRNA synthase complex-interacting multifunctional protein 1 isoform X1: MSYRIFIRKMSNNATLKLINNAEKAEKRLAELKTKLEEVKKFKVEEKIKQLTQENLSLLSQVEDAKAELIRFETLNGKKQYPLLHKHIALSEQQSIKDDSKESAPKKEKKEKEAKKNKEKPAQAVASNEVTIDVRKLDFRIGKILEINKHPDADSLYVEKIDCGEANPRTVVSGLVNHVPIDEMRERLVMVLCNLKPVKMRGVTSEAMVMCASCPEKVEVLIPPNGATPGDLVSCEGYPREPEAQLNPKKKIFETCAPDLKTDDQGVACYNGSPLIIPGKGPVTAPTLKGVHVK; the protein is encoded by the exons ATGTCTTACCgcatttttataagaaaaatgtctaataatgcaacattaaaactaattaataatgCTGAAAAGGCTGAAAAACGTCTAGCAGAATTAAAAACTAAG CTAGAAGAAGTTAAGAAATTTAAAGTTGaggaaaaaattaaacaattgacACAAGAGAATTTATCTCTATTGAGCCAAGTAGAAGACGCAAAGGCAGAGTTAATACGATTTGAAACATTAAATGGTAAAAAACAATACCCATTGCTTCACAAACATATTGCATTATCAGAGCAGCAAAGTATTAAGGATGATAGCAAAGAATCTGCTcctaaaaaagagaaaaaagaaaaagaagctAAAAAGAACAAAGAAAAACCAGCACAAGCAGTTGCAAGCAATGAAGTAACTATTGATGTTAGGAAATTGGACTTTAGAATTGgcaaaattttagaaataaacaaacatCCAGATGCAGATTCACTTTATGTAGAAAAGATTGATTGCGGTGAAGCAAACCCACGGACAGTAGTATCTGGTCTTGTGAACCATGTTCCAATTGATGAAATGAGAGAAAGACTTGTAATGGTACTGTGTAATTTAAAACCAGTCAAG atGCGTGGAGTTACCTCTGAAGCAATGGTTATGTGTGCTTCCTGTCCTGAAAAAGTTGAAGTTCTTATACCACCTAATGGAGCTACACCTGGTGATCTAGTATCATGTGAAGGCTATCCTCGAGAGCCAGAAGCGCAATTGAACcctaaaaaaaagatttttgaaaCTTGTGCCCCTGATCTCAAAACAGATGATCAAGGTGTTGCTTGTTATAATGGAAGTCCTCTAATTATACCTGGAAAAGGACCTGTAACAGCACCCACCCTAAAAGGTGTACATGTTAAGTAA